A region from the Vicia villosa cultivar HV-30 ecotype Madison, WI linkage group LG3, Vvil1.0, whole genome shotgun sequence genome encodes:
- the LOC131660759 gene encoding uncharacterized protein LOC131660759 — protein sequence MSLTTVEDDSSSEIHLPAEIDWHMLDKSKFFFLGAALFSGVSAALYPMVVLKTRQQVSSSHFSCINMSCAIMRYEGFRGFYKGFGTSLMGTIPARALYMTALEVTKSSVGTAFVDLGFSDNTATAVASAAAGVTSAMSAQLVWTPIDVVSQRLMVQGCSSGGGGGGGKGILANLNSENYRNGLDVFRKILYNDGPRGFYRGFGISILTYAPSNAVWWTSYSMVHRFIWGNFGSCLCKSGGNLGGGGGDGCVGFRPDSKVMVGVQGLSAVVASGVSAVVTMPFDTIKTRLQVLDTEENGRRRPLTFAQTVRNLVNEGGLFACYKGLGPRWVSMSMSATTMITTYEFLKRMSTKRQD from the coding sequence ATGAGTTTAACAACAGTAGAAGACGATTCATCTTCCGAAATCCATTTACCAGCAGAAATTGACTGGCACATGCTAGACAAATCAAAGTTCTTCTTCCTCGGCGCCGCCTTATTCTCCGGCGTCTCCGCCGCACTTTATCCAATGGTGGTTTTGAAAACTCGCCAGCAGGTTTCTTCTTCACACTTTTCTTGTATCAACATGTCGTGTGCTATTATGCGGTATGAAGGTTTTAGAGGCTTTTATAAAGGCTTTGGTACTTCTTTGATGGGAACTATTCCTGCTAGAGCACTTTACATGACGGCACTTGAGGTTACAAAGAGTAGCGTTGGTACTGCTTTTGTTGATTTGGGGTTTTCTGATAATACTGCTACTGCTGTTGCTAGTGCTGCTGCTGGTGTTACTTCTGCTATGTCTGCGCAGTTGGTTTGGACTCCAATTGATGTTGTTAGTCAGAGACTCATGGTTCAGGGTTGTAGCAGTGGTGGCGGTGGTGGTGGAGGAAAGGGTATTTTGGCGAATTTAAATTCGGAGAATTATAGAAATGGTTTAGATGTGTTTAGAAAAATTCTTTATAATGATGGGCCAAGAGGATTCTATAGAGGATTTGGGATTTCGATATTGACATATGCGCCATCGAATGCTGTTTGGTGGACTTCTTATTCTATGGTGCATAGGTTCATTTGGGGTAATTTCGGTTCGTGTTTGTGTAAGAGTGGTGGTAATttgggtggtggtggtggtgatgggTGTGTTGGTTTTAGGCCTGATTCGAAGGTAATGGTTGGTGTACAAGGTTTGAGTGCTGTTGTGGCGAGTGGTGTTTCGGCTGTTGTGACAATGCCGTTTGATACTATTAAGACTAGGTTGCAGGTTTTGGATACGGAGGAGAATGGGAGAAGGAGGCCGTTAACTTTTGCGCAGACGGTTAGGAATTTGGTGAATGAAGGTGGTTTGTTTGCTTGTTATAAAGGATTGGGACCGAGGTGGGTGTCGATGTCTATGTCTGCTACGACTATGATTACtacttacgagtttttgaaacgcATGTCTACAAAGAGGCAAGATTAG
- the LOC131655241 gene encoding 17.1 kDa class II heat shock protein, protein MDFRLMGLDSPLFNTLHHIMDLTDDSTDKNLNAPTRTYVRDAKAMAATPADVKEYPNSYVFVVDMPGLKSGDIKVQVEDENVLLISGERKREEEKEGVKYLKMERRVGKFMRKFVLPENANVEAISAICQDGVLTVTVNKLPPPEPKKPKTIEVKIA, encoded by the coding sequence ATGGATTTCAGGCTAATGGGTTTAGACTCTCCCCTCTTCAACACTCTCCACCACATTATGGACCTCACAGACGACTCAACCGACAAGAACTTAAACGCTCCAACAAGAACATATGTTCGTGATGCAAAGGCAATGGCTGCAACTCCCGCGGACGTGAAAGAGTATCCAAATTCATACGTGTTTGTGGTGGACATGCCTGGGTTGAAATCAGGTGACATAAAGGTACAGGTGGAAGATGAGAATGTGCTATTGATAAGtggtgagagaaagagagaagaagagaaagaaggtgtTAAATATTTGAAGATGGAAAGAAGGGTTGGTAAGTTTATGAGAAAATTCGTGTTACCTGAGAATGCGAATGTTGAAGCTATCTCTGCTATCTGTCAAGACGGTGTTCTTACCGTTACTGTTAATAAGTTGCCTCCACCTGAACCTAAGAAGCCTAAGACTATTGAGGTTAAGATTGCTTGA